In a single window of the Rhodamnia argentea isolate NSW1041297 chromosome 2, ASM2092103v1, whole genome shotgun sequence genome:
- the LOC115729927 gene encoding transcription factor bHLH110 isoform X1, whose translation MEPANLHHQYDQFQDHHAGSSSSSSLDSPSCYGSVDNSHSWTRNTSFLNATGNFSNSNVIVANSRTDSTPKHGILNPLLQSSSIQIDLGSHWTRDNSSVEPFGNNVDLAYGVKEELSDSLRFTNLLNSAQTGIEDLHLYHSTRRVKNTDEETDDLSELSQKLMLKTLTSTCQINLNEYSPGQDFFYPSAQHYVRPGIFSQIHPSIDVSNLSRSRGLVSSSLDINSPAFDLLNGRFSGSVANTTQGTNLGMHRESLTFDLQQTRQSAQHHDPISPVFTAKTTEAKRPSSSLEPNKTSGPHHQVAPKKTRVDQSTRAASAPFKVRKEKLGDRIAALQQLVAPFGKTDTASVLMEAIGYIKFLQNQVQTLSVPYMKPSHKEANRSRQQGPREDEDDEQMTRDLKSRGLCLVPLSCMSYVAAEGGSGGGIWRSPAAQLPQ comes from the exons ATGGAACCTGCAAATCTCCATCACCAATATGATCAATTCCAAGATCACCATGctgggtcttcttcttcttcttctttagacAGCCCATCCTGCTATGGATCAGTTGATAATTCCCATTCTTGGACACGCAACACCAGCTTCTT GAATGCTACTGGAAACTTCTCGAACTCCAATGTTATAGTAGCAAACTCTAGAACTGATTCGACTCCAAAACATGGCATTCTCAACCCTCTTCTCCAAAGTTCCTCCATCCAAATTGACCTTGGATCTCACTGGACAAGAGACAACTCATCAGTCGAACCATTCGGCAATAATGTAGACCTCGCATATGGTGTCAAGGAAGAGCTCTCGGACTCCTTAAGATTTACTAACCTGCTCAACAGTGCTCAAACTGGCATTGAAGATTTGCATCTATATCACAGCACAAGACGCGTGAAGAACACTGATGAGGAGACTGATGACTTGAGCGAACTCAGCCAGAAGCTCATGCTCAAGACTTTGACCTCCACTTGCCAAATTAACCTTAATGAGTACTCGCCAGGCCAAGATTTCTTTTATCCAAGCGCTCAACACTATGTTCGGCCGGGGATTTTCAGCCAGATTCATCCAAGCATtgatgtctcgaatttgagtcGGTCGCGGGGTTTGGTGTCAAGCTCCTTGGACATAAATTCTCCAGCATTTGATCTCCTAAATGGAAGATTTAGCGGCAGTGTTGCAAATACTACTCAAGGGACTAATCTTGGGATGCATAGAGAAAGCCTTACTTTTGACCTTCAACAAACGCGGCAATCGGCGCAACATCATGATCCA ATATCGCCGGTTTTCACCGCAAAGACAACAGAGGCAAAGAGACCCAGCAGTTCACTGGAGCCTAACAAGACTAGTGGCCCTCATCATCAGGTTGCTCCCAAGAAAACAAGAGTAGATCAGTCAACAAGAGCTGCTTCTGCACCTTTTAAG GTTAGGAAAGAGAAACTAGGGGACAGGATCGCGGCTCTGCAGCAGTTAGTAGCCCCCTTTGGCAAG ACAGACACAGCATCAGTACTGATGGAGGCCATTGGATACATCAAATTCCTTCAAAACCAGGTCCAG ACGCTAAGCGTGCCCTACATGAAGCCTTCCCACAAGGAGGCCAACCGATCGAGGCAACAG GGTCCGAGAgaggatgaagatgacgaaCAAATGACCCGAGATCTTAAAAGCCGGGGGCTATGTCTCGTGCCACTATCATGCATGTCTTATGTTGCTGCCGAGGGAGGTAGCGGAGGTGGCATTTGGCGGTCACCCGCCGCCCAATTACCTCAGTAG
- the LOC115729927 gene encoding transcription factor bHLH110 isoform X2 encodes MEPANLHHQYDQFQDHHAGSSSSSSLDSPSCYGSVDNSHSWTRNTSFLNATGNFSNSNVIVANSRTDSTPKHGILNPLLQSSSIQIDLGSHWTRDNSSVEPFGNNVDLAYGVKEELSDSLRFTNLLNSAQTGIEDLHLYHSTRRVKNTDEETDDLSELSQKLMLKTLTSTCQINLNEYSPGQDFFYPSAQHYVRPGIFSQIHPSIDVSNLSRSRGLVSSSLDINSPAFDLLNGRFSGSVANTTQGTNLGMHRESLTFDLQQTRQSAQHHDPISPVFTAKTTEAKRPSSSLEPNKTSGPHHQVAPKKTRVDQSTRAASAPFKVRKEKLGDRIAALQQLVAPFGKTDTASVLMEAIGYIKFLQNQVQTLSVPYMKPSHKEANRSRQQVRHKKSLPSVDLLSLWSERG; translated from the exons ATGGAACCTGCAAATCTCCATCACCAATATGATCAATTCCAAGATCACCATGctgggtcttcttcttcttcttctttagacAGCCCATCCTGCTATGGATCAGTTGATAATTCCCATTCTTGGACACGCAACACCAGCTTCTT GAATGCTACTGGAAACTTCTCGAACTCCAATGTTATAGTAGCAAACTCTAGAACTGATTCGACTCCAAAACATGGCATTCTCAACCCTCTTCTCCAAAGTTCCTCCATCCAAATTGACCTTGGATCTCACTGGACAAGAGACAACTCATCAGTCGAACCATTCGGCAATAATGTAGACCTCGCATATGGTGTCAAGGAAGAGCTCTCGGACTCCTTAAGATTTACTAACCTGCTCAACAGTGCTCAAACTGGCATTGAAGATTTGCATCTATATCACAGCACAAGACGCGTGAAGAACACTGATGAGGAGACTGATGACTTGAGCGAACTCAGCCAGAAGCTCATGCTCAAGACTTTGACCTCCACTTGCCAAATTAACCTTAATGAGTACTCGCCAGGCCAAGATTTCTTTTATCCAAGCGCTCAACACTATGTTCGGCCGGGGATTTTCAGCCAGATTCATCCAAGCATtgatgtctcgaatttgagtcGGTCGCGGGGTTTGGTGTCAAGCTCCTTGGACATAAATTCTCCAGCATTTGATCTCCTAAATGGAAGATTTAGCGGCAGTGTTGCAAATACTACTCAAGGGACTAATCTTGGGATGCATAGAGAAAGCCTTACTTTTGACCTTCAACAAACGCGGCAATCGGCGCAACATCATGATCCA ATATCGCCGGTTTTCACCGCAAAGACAACAGAGGCAAAGAGACCCAGCAGTTCACTGGAGCCTAACAAGACTAGTGGCCCTCATCATCAGGTTGCTCCCAAGAAAACAAGAGTAGATCAGTCAACAAGAGCTGCTTCTGCACCTTTTAAG GTTAGGAAAGAGAAACTAGGGGACAGGATCGCGGCTCTGCAGCAGTTAGTAGCCCCCTTTGGCAAG ACAGACACAGCATCAGTACTGATGGAGGCCATTGGATACATCAAATTCCTTCAAAACCAGGTCCAG ACGCTAAGCGTGCCCTACATGAAGCCTTCCCACAAGGAGGCCAACCGATCGAGGCAACAGGTAAGACATAAGAAATCACTTCCATCTGTAGATCTATTATCACTTT GGTCCGAGAgaggatga